agggatatcaagagcagagtagtcagtaaacaatccaagagtcagcacgaagagcagtcagtccaagtataacaaatccaaatcagtttccaacaatacacagtcaaaggttcatcAGTGccggcttggtcacacccagggtgtgtcagtcccaggtgcctgctgattccaCTGACTCAGCAAtttacacctgctccctgaaccaacttgtaagctgtggttctgcttccctcagaactcaaagctGACACATGGGACACCACGCGACAGCTATCCCCAGTGGCACAACCACAGGGAGACAGTACAATAAGTACCACTGGTGCCACAACacctgtgtaagtggcccctcgactcaccttcagagccattctgtatTGCCAACTgtattgccatcgctgcccagaatggctctgacagtgggtgggaggggccacttacgtaggtgttgcagcacctgcagtacttaccatgctgtCCCCCTGAAGATACGGCACTGGCTTTCCCGATGCCCACCATGTGTGTATCCAACAGTCATACGAACAAACCACATGCTTTCTCCTTTTTAACAGAGAATTTGTTTTTTCAAACAGCAAAAAGGCACTCGGGAACTTTGACTGGCGCTTCCTGAAGTGGCATTGATCAGCTAAATATACAACACGTTGGGGGACAAAACAGGCCTAATTGTGGCGGAGGCTGCCAGAGCGTCCCTCCGCGTGGGCAGTTCTGGGCAGCAAGGACTGAATACGGTCCTTGCTGGCTTGATTCAGTCACGACTCTACATCTCCCCAGCCAGGCTCTCCTTCGTCGCCAGGGCTGGAGGTTCTATGAGACAGCACCTGAATAATTCATGGTGCACGAATATTTGGGCAAGAAGGGCAGCAAACTGGTATCTATTTTCAGAGACAACAGATGCCTTTCTCTGGCACAAAGAGGAGAGGTTCCCCTCTGACTCAGGCAGGGGAGATTACCTCTGACGGTCAAATACTGGAGAGGCTGGCACGTCCCCTCTGTGCTCCCTGCCTGAACATTTTGAAAGTTCATCTGGATTGCAGGAGCCACAAAAAGGGGGGAGTGCAGTGCACTGCAGTGATGGCGCAGGTCCCTGCACAAAATTGTTCCCAAGGACAAAACTTCCAAGAAGGAAGGACAAAACTTTTTGTTCCCAAGGACAAAACTTCCAAGAAGGAATCATTCCCATAAGACCCCCATAAGCTGGGGGATTGCTACCCTGAAAATCAGTGCAACTGCAaagtgttcacacacacacacacacacacacacacagaggtcctgatccaaatcagcccccccccccatccctggttGCTGTAGCATAGTTAGGAgtaaagcactaacttttgcagggagcctcactgcagcgtgcaaggggccccttcggagccattgcaggcggggggggagcaaaacggaggagtACGCCTGACTCCGAAGGCGAGGGGGGCTCTTTACAGGCTGCAGTgagacaccctgcaaaacttagtgctttgcaccccctctagctacgccactgtgccaAGGTCTCTTCTTAGCTTGGCCCTAAagcaactggcccaaggccaATCGTGACCCCGGAGGTtgaggaatttgaacccaggtgtgtccccccccccccgcgcatgcCAGTTTGCCTTGGTTTGCAGTCTGGCGCAGGGACTTTGTCTGGGATGCAGCTGCTGCAAACCACGAGAGGGACGGGCTGCGCGGGACCCATGGAGGCAGccgcagggatgtgcagtgggtgggtgggggggcaggtgagacAGGACCTCCCGCCggggtccttcgaaaagcaccaccaccaggCGAGGcacccaggcagccccaaccaATGCTGTTCGCCTCGAAGGCACGCAGTGTGGCTCGTGGTGGGTGCCTCACAGCGCCACTGCTTTTTGGACtcgcggggaggctctgcctcacctgtctccccacccactgcatataCCTGCTTTATAAAGGGGGGGCATTTCAGGGCGCGAGAAGGGAGGGGACAGGGGAGGCTTGTTCTCCACTGGGCAGGGGCAGTAGCAGCAAGGCTTGGTCGCAAagattctgccctcccccccgcccGTAGTTTGGCAGCGCAGCCCAAGAGCCTGAAAGATGCCTCTTTTGGCCCCAGGCCGGGATCACACGTGACCTGAGTCGCGGGGGTGGCGGGGTGGCTGCATCTTCATTTCTTTGCCTCCACAAAGCAAACCCTCCGAGCCGGTAAGTTCTTCGTCCTGGTTCAGACGTGCAGCACCCGGGGAGCCCCCAGGCCTGGATCCGACAGACTGCTCCTGCCGCCCCCTCCAAGCCCTGCTCCCAGTCCGCCTTTCCCAGGCAGTCTTCGGCGGTGGCCTCTTCCCCGTTTCCATCGAGACAAACGTCCTGAGCACAGCCCTGGCCCCGTCCACCCCCATCAGCTGGTTCTTCCCCCTGCCAACCCAGTGGGCTCGCCGGACTATTCGCGGCCGCAGCCCGGAGTGAGCCACCCAGAGGAAGGCGGCAGCCAGCGGGGCTCCTGCTGAGCCCTCCCCCCAGAGCCAAGTCCGACGTGCCAGAGTGcccctgaacatgtgcagagtcgCTCCTCCAGCCACTGCGCGCAGCAAGAGTGAACCGTGCAGCGttccctgtgctggagcaggcagttCTGCCTGTGCGCCCCCCTCGAGGGCTGCGAGGGGCGGGTCCGACCCCGAAAGGCAGGGCGTGGGGGGCGCACATACAGCCCCCCAAGGGAGTATGTCTGCGACGTCCCACGGCTGGGACGGAGCACAGGAAGGGGCTGCCCCAGAGGACTGCCGGCCAGCGTGGGGAAGGGGCGGGCCCCCGGCTTCCTTCTGCCCCGCGTGCCTCGGGCTGGAGGAGAGGCCCCCGCCTGGAGGGCGCGCCTGCTCCCCCGCCCCTCCCGCTCGCGAGCAGGACGGCCTCCAGACTCCgccccggccggccggccggcctgcGGCTCCCTCCCCGCCCGCGCCCGCCAGAAGCCACCTGCCCGCCGAGGGGCCGGCGCCTCCGTCTCTGCCGCCagccgagcgagcgagcgagcgagggcGCGTGCAGCCGTCCGGGGGACGCGGCGAGCCCCGGGAGAAGCGCCGCGGCGCCGCCATGCCCCGGGGCGCCCCTGCCCGGCCGCGCGCGGGCGCCTGAGCGGGCGGAGCCCCATGCCCGGGCCGGGGCGCGGGGCGCTGGCGGCgatgctgctgctgcggctgctggAGGCGGCGCGCGGCTGCCCGGCCTGCTTCTGCTTCGCCACGCCGGACACGCTGCAGTGCCGCTTCGTGCGCCTGACGGAGCCGCCGGAGCTGCCGGGCGCCGTGCGCAACCTGAGCATCGTGGGCGGCCGGCTGGCCGTGCTGCGCGCGGCGGCCTTCGCGGGCGGCTGGGGCGCGCGGGCGGGCGAGGCGGCGCGGCCGCTGCCGGGCCTGGCGCTGCTGCAGCTGACGCGCGACGGCATCGAGGCGCTGGAGGACGCCGCCTTCGCAGGCCTGCCCGCGCTGGCCACGCTCGACCTCAGCCACAACCCGCTGCGCGCCGTCGCGCCCGGCGCCTTCCGCGGCCTGGCGCGCCTGCGCACGCTGCGCCTCAACCAGGCGCTGCCGCCCGAGGGCGCGGCGCTGCTGGGCGGCGCGCTGCGCAACCTCAGCCTGGCGCGCCTGGAGCTGGCCGGCAACGGCCTGCGCGCCCTGCCGCCCGCCGCCGCGCTGCCCGCCGGCCTGGCCGAGCTGGACGTGCGCAACAACTCGCTGCAGGCGCCGCGGCCCGAGCTCCTCGACGGCTCCGCGCTGCGCCTGCAGCTGGCGCCCAACCCGCTGCGCTGCGACTGCGCCTCGCTGCGCCCGCTGCTGCGCTGGCTGCGCAACTCGACGGCGCGCGCGCCCGACGCCCTCAGCCTGCGCTGCGCCGCGCCCTCTCGCCTCGGCGGCACGGTCCTGGCGCGCCTGCGCCCCTCGCAGCTGGACTGCCCCGCCGAGGACCTGGCGCCGCCGCTGGCGCCCGACGGCGCGCCGCGCCCGCTGCAGACCGCCTCCTACGTCTTCTTCGGCGCCGTGCTGGCGCTGGTGGGTCTCGTCTTCCTGGCCGTGCTCTACCTCAACCGACGGGGCATCCAGCGCTGGCTGCGCAACCTGCGCGAGGCCTGCCGCGACCAGATGGAGGGCTACCACTACCGCTACGAGCAGGACGGCGGGCCGCGCGGCGCCGGCCAAGGCGCGCTCTGAGACGGGACGCGCGGCGCGGCCGGGACCCCGGCCCCCCCCCGCATCCCTCAGCGGAGACGACAGCCAGCCCTGCCGGCGCCCTGCGAGAACGCCCCTCCCCGGGCGGGGGCCAGCGGGGCACCCTTCCGGATCCCGAAGGTGGACGCCCGGAGACTTGGGCTGGGCACCTGCCTGCTTGCCACCCACCTA
This portion of the Tiliqua scincoides isolate rTilSci1 chromosome 3, rTilSci1.hap2, whole genome shotgun sequence genome encodes:
- the TPBGL gene encoding trophoblast glycoprotein-like, whose product is MPGPGRGALAAMLLLRLLEAARGCPACFCFATPDTLQCRFVRLTEPPELPGAVRNLSIVGGRLAVLRAAAFAGGWGARAGEAARPLPGLALLQLTRDGIEALEDAAFAGLPALATLDLSHNPLRAVAPGAFRGLARLRTLRLNQALPPEGAALLGGALRNLSLARLELAGNGLRALPPAAALPAGLAELDVRNNSLQAPRPELLDGSALRLQLAPNPLRCDCASLRPLLRWLRNSTARAPDALSLRCAAPSRLGGTVLARLRPSQLDCPAEDLAPPLAPDGAPRPLQTASYVFFGAVLALVGLVFLAVLYLNRRGIQRWLRNLREACRDQMEGYHYRYEQDGGPRGAGQGAL